One genomic segment of Candidatus Rhabdochlamydia sp. T3358 includes these proteins:
- the uvrA gene encoding excinuclease ABC subunit UvrA — MYYLFSMRQIILKKVAVHNLKEVNLTLNHNQLIAFTGVSGSGKSSLAFSAIYVEGQRRYLQSLSTYARRHLGDLPKPKAESIEGISPTVAIEQKTAGRNPRSTVGTITQIYDYLRVLFARVGIAHCPISKQVVTPQSMSQITRRIQKLKAGTKILILAPYASNKKAEFKEDFKELLRKGFTKVLLDGKVVNLTEEIAIDGKVAHNVDLIIDRLALDPDEEKRLLESISQALEAGLGVMRIILVDTQEELLFSEHAFSSESGLSYAPLEPSDFSFNHPKGMCPRCLGLGRIEDFDLEKIINPNLSIKEDCCTVAGSYNTVRWGNIYDNLARIYGFNVSTPWKDLSDKAKQVFLYGIEQKWTRMKFVHPIKKTRWTEYVHFKGVLADAKERYTKAQNDIYLLKIQELLVNSLCPSCLGDRIKPYPAAATIGSKRIAEITHLSIHDAYTFFENLILTDEEQIIAEELLKEIKQRLAFLKGVGLHYLSLERSAPTLSGGETQRVRLATQIGSGLVGATYVLDEPSVGLHPQDNIRLLHTLRKLQELGNTVIVVEHDEETIRAADTIVDVGPRAGKEGGEIISCGSLEDLLNNPSSITGAYLSGKLKIPIPKRRTSTSFLTIEEASHHNLQQVTVKIPLHLLVAITGVSGSGKSSLITDTLYPILANALHHAKLPIGAYKNIEGIEKIDKVIAIDQTPIGRTPRSNPATFIKLFDYIRDLYSQLPQSIAQGYTAGRFSFNVKEGSCMHCHGMGMIKVDMDFMEDEWVECTVCEGKRFDENTLSITYKGKTIYDVLEMTIAEASVFFSSIPHIHQKLDMLHQVGLEYLKLGQASPTLSGGEAQRIKLAKELSRSSRGHTMYILDEPTTGLHFYDIDKLLQVLQKLVNKGHSVLVIEHNIDLIKTADWVIELGPEGGEKGGKVIASTTPEKMAKMHTPTAFFIKQALKSLPLLPPASIIEPDQQNQLITVIKASQNNLKEIDVSIPRNKITLCTGPSGSGKSSLAFETLYAEGQRRYIESLSPYARQFVKQMPKPKVESIENLSAAIAIEQKNHAGNPRSTIGTMTEIYDFLRILYAHLGIPHCPETKEQIRTISKQYVLKNLTQLPLHTKIQVLSPIELKRSESFTDLTKRLQKLGYLRIRLDSTYFTLDDPIPFDPNHRHQLFLVIDRLQIESQIEQRLLDAIEKASDLSKGSLVIALEDRDLFFNLSFAVPSTGKSYPPITPHTFSFNTEQGMCLECHGLGFQYGADLCRFPEVMKLSSYELICIFWKEEASKYCLKVFYKLIKKQRIDPDQPIQSLLPEQIHFLFNGAKETISLDHLELQWLGFNPILANLAKLGDPHTKQILSALLNQSTCFACQGTRLNPLARHVTIKQISIAELCRFPIDQAIQFVSTLTADVEFMQDVLDQITQRLKLLQMIGLGYLSLERSAPTLSGGETQRIRLARQIGSGLTGCLYVLDEPTIGLHPYDNEKLNRALLHLCELGNTLVLVEHDPLTIQLADYVLDFGPKAGKEGGKIIAQGTLQEIKDNPHSLTGAYLTGKKKIPLPSRRKPSCFIKIKNAHLHNLKKITTQIPLHVWTCLSGVSGSGKSTLLTELIYPAALEAIRTKKSEFTYSNTHFSNLAVDKVLMLDQNPIGQTNRSDITTYVDLLTSLRLFFSALPEAKRRGLVPKNFSFNHPKGMCTTCQGHGTRRISLQFLPDVSIVCESCKGFRLNALSLTVTYKGQHLGHILHMTVEQALSFLPPIPKVIRILQTLQTVGLGYLALGQEIATLSGGEAQRLRLSRELSKSTRAHTLYLLDEPSVGLHADDIAKLVPIFQKLVDKGHTVIMIEHNLDLLSSADYLIDLGPGSGLNGGEIMAKGTPEEVAKSPKSRTAPYLKEHLAFLKK; from the coding sequence AAACTTAAAGCGGGTACTAAAATTCTGATTTTAGCTCCCTATGCTTCCAATAAAAAAGCAGAATTCAAAGAAGATTTTAAAGAGCTTTTACGTAAAGGATTTACCAAAGTACTTCTAGATGGAAAAGTGGTTAACCTAACAGAAGAGATTGCTATTGATGGAAAAGTAGCACACAACGTAGATCTCATCATTGATCGGCTGGCTCTTGATCCAGATGAAGAAAAAAGACTTCTTGAATCCATTTCTCAAGCGCTAGAAGCAGGCCTTGGCGTCATGCGTATCATTCTTGTCGACACACAAGAAGAGCTGCTTTTTTCAGAACATGCTTTTTCTTCAGAATCTGGTTTATCTTATGCTCCTTTAGAACCCTCTGATTTTTCTTTTAATCATCCTAAAGGGATGTGTCCAAGATGTCTAGGATTAGGAAGAATAGAGGATTTTGATTTGGAGAAAATTATTAATCCCAACCTATCTATTAAAGAGGATTGCTGCACAGTTGCAGGCTCCTATAATACGGTACGCTGGGGCAATATTTACGATAATTTAGCTCGTATTTATGGCTTTAATGTAAGTACCCCTTGGAAAGATCTTTCTGATAAAGCCAAACAAGTATTTCTGTATGGAATAGAGCAAAAATGGACACGAATGAAATTTGTCCATCCGATAAAGAAAACGCGCTGGACGGAATATGTGCATTTTAAAGGCGTGTTAGCTGATGCAAAAGAGCGTTATACAAAAGCTCAAAATGATATCTATCTCTTAAAAATACAAGAGTTGCTTGTTAATTCTCTTTGTCCTAGTTGCTTAGGCGATCGCATTAAGCCTTATCCAGCAGCAGCTACTATTGGGAGTAAAAGAATCGCGGAAATTACCCATTTATCCATTCATGATGCTTATACTTTTTTTGAGAATCTTATTCTTACTGATGAAGAACAAATCATTGCAGAAGAACTTTTAAAAGAAATCAAGCAACGTCTTGCCTTTTTAAAAGGAGTAGGTTTGCATTATCTTAGCCTTGAGCGCAGCGCTCCTACTTTATCTGGAGGAGAGACACAACGTGTGCGTTTGGCTACACAAATTGGATCAGGACTTGTAGGCGCCACTTATGTACTCGATGAGCCTTCGGTGGGCTTGCATCCACAAGACAACATCCGGCTACTACATACTTTAAGAAAACTCCAAGAGCTAGGCAATACTGTGATTGTTGTAGAGCACGATGAAGAGACCATTCGTGCAGCGGATACTATTGTCGACGTAGGCCCAAGGGCAGGAAAAGAAGGAGGTGAGATTATCTCTTGTGGCTCTCTTGAAGATTTACTGAATAACCCTTCCTCTATTACTGGGGCTTATCTCTCTGGTAAATTAAAAATTCCTATTCCTAAACGACGCACAAGTACTTCTTTTTTAACTATAGAAGAAGCTTCTCATCACAATCTACAACAAGTTACCGTTAAAATTCCTTTGCATTTGCTCGTCGCTATTACAGGGGTATCGGGATCGGGTAAGTCCTCTTTAATTACAGACACCCTTTATCCCATACTCGCTAATGCTCTTCATCATGCAAAACTACCTATTGGAGCTTATAAAAACATAGAGGGCATAGAAAAAATTGATAAAGTGATCGCGATTGACCAAACTCCTATTGGGAGAACCCCCAGATCAAACCCCGCTACTTTTATTAAACTCTTTGACTATATTCGCGATCTATACAGTCAGCTTCCTCAAAGTATTGCGCAAGGTTATACAGCAGGTCGCTTTAGTTTCAATGTCAAAGAAGGCTCTTGTATGCATTGCCATGGCATGGGGATGATTAAAGTCGATATGGATTTTATGGAAGATGAATGGGTAGAGTGTACGGTTTGCGAGGGGAAAAGATTTGATGAAAACACTCTATCAATCACTTACAAAGGAAAAACGATCTACGATGTTTTAGAAATGACTATTGCAGAAGCGTCTGTATTCTTTTCCTCTATTCCTCATATCCATCAAAAATTAGACATGTTGCATCAAGTAGGGCTTGAATATCTAAAATTAGGCCAAGCTTCGCCTACTCTATCAGGTGGTGAAGCACAGCGGATTAAGTTGGCTAAAGAGCTTTCTCGTTCCAGTAGAGGACACACTATGTACATTTTAGATGAGCCCACAACGGGGCTACATTTTTATGACATTGATAAGCTACTTCAAGTATTACAAAAACTCGTTAACAAAGGTCATAGTGTTTTAGTAATCGAGCATAACATCGACCTAATTAAAACAGCAGACTGGGTTATCGAATTAGGACCAGAAGGAGGAGAAAAAGGAGGTAAAGTCATTGCTTCTACAACCCCTGAAAAGATGGCTAAGATGCATACTCCTACTGCTTTTTTTATCAAACAAGCATTAAAGTCTCTACCTTTGCTACCACCTGCTTCTATCATAGAACCAGATCAACAAAACCAGTTAATTACCGTTATAAAAGCTTCTCAGAACAACTTGAAAGAAATAGATGTTTCTATTCCTAGAAATAAAATTACTCTCTGCACAGGTCCTTCTGGTTCAGGGAAATCTTCCTTAGCTTTTGAAACGCTCTACGCAGAAGGACAAAGGCGCTATATTGAATCTCTCTCTCCTTATGCTCGGCAGTTTGTCAAACAAATGCCCAAGCCTAAAGTAGAGTCTATTGAAAACCTCTCCGCTGCCATTGCAATTGAACAAAAAAATCATGCAGGTAACCCTAGATCTACTATCGGTACCATGACGGAAATCTATGATTTTTTACGCATTCTCTATGCTCACTTAGGTATTCCTCACTGTCCTGAGACAAAAGAACAAATCCGCACCATTAGCAAACAATATGTGTTAAAAAATCTCACTCAATTACCTCTACATACTAAAATACAGGTTCTCTCTCCCATAGAGCTAAAGCGCTCTGAGAGCTTTACCGATCTTACTAAACGTCTGCAGAAATTAGGCTACTTGCGTATTCGTTTAGATAGCACCTATTTTACCTTAGATGATCCTATTCCTTTTGATCCTAATCACAGACATCAATTATTCCTGGTCATTGATCGTCTGCAGATAGAGTCTCAAATAGAACAGCGCTTACTTGATGCGATTGAAAAAGCTTCTGATCTTTCTAAAGGATCTCTTGTCATAGCTTTGGAAGATCGGGATTTGTTTTTCAATCTCTCTTTTGCAGTCCCAAGTACCGGCAAGTCCTATCCTCCTATTACCCCACACACCTTTTCCTTCAATACAGAACAAGGAATGTGTTTAGAATGCCATGGCTTAGGATTTCAGTATGGAGCTGATCTTTGTAGATTTCCAGAAGTAATGAAACTCTCTTCCTATGAACTCATCTGCATTTTTTGGAAAGAAGAAGCCTCTAAATACTGCCTTAAAGTTTTTTATAAATTAATAAAAAAACAGAGAATCGATCCTGATCAACCCATTCAATCTCTTCTGCCAGAGCAGATTCATTTTCTTTTTAACGGAGCTAAAGAAACTATTTCTTTAGATCATTTAGAATTACAGTGGCTAGGATTTAATCCTATACTTGCCAACTTAGCAAAATTAGGAGATCCTCATACTAAACAAATCCTCTCTGCCCTACTCAATCAAAGCACCTGCTTTGCTTGCCAAGGCACAAGATTAAACCCTCTTGCTCGTCATGTGACCATTAAGCAGATATCGATTGCAGAGCTGTGTCGTTTTCCTATCGATCAAGCCATACAGTTTGTAAGTACTCTAACAGCTGATGTTGAATTCATGCAGGATGTTCTAGATCAAATTACCCAGCGTTTGAAACTTTTACAAATGATCGGCCTTGGATATCTCTCTTTGGAACGCAGCGCCCCTACTCTCTCTGGCGGAGAAACCCAACGCATTCGATTAGCTAGACAAATTGGCAGCGGTTTAACAGGCTGTCTTTATGTATTAGATGAACCAACTATTGGGCTACACCCCTACGACAATGAAAAACTCAACCGAGCTCTTCTGCATCTTTGTGAGCTAGGCAATACCCTTGTTTTAGTAGAGCATGATCCGCTTACGATTCAACTTGCTGATTACGTATTGGATTTTGGGCCAAAAGCAGGAAAAGAAGGCGGTAAAATTATCGCACAAGGCACTCTGCAAGAAATTAAAGATAACCCCCATTCTCTAACCGGGGCTTATTTAACAGGAAAAAAGAAAATCCCTCTTCCCTCTCGTCGAAAACCTTCTTGCTTTATCAAGATAAAAAATGCGCACCTACACAATCTAAAAAAGATCACCACACAAATTCCTCTACACGTTTGGACCTGTCTTTCAGGAGTATCGGGATCTGGTAAATCCACTCTATTAACAGAGTTGATCTATCCTGCTGCTTTAGAAGCTATCCGTACAAAAAAATCGGAGTTTACTTACTCAAACACACACTTTAGCAATCTAGCTGTCGATAAGGTCCTTATGCTCGATCAGAATCCCATTGGCCAAACTAATCGCTCTGATATTACTACCTATGTGGATTTACTCACCTCTCTTCGCTTGTTTTTCTCTGCACTTCCAGAAGCTAAAAGACGAGGTCTTGTTCCTAAAAATTTTAGCTTTAATCATCCCAAAGGAATGTGTACAACCTGCCAAGGGCACGGAACCAGACGTATTTCCCTACAATTTTTACCCGATGTATCCATCGTTTGTGAATCATGTAAAGGTTTCCGCCTAAATGCCCTTAGCCTTACTGTAACCTATAAAGGCCAACACTTAGGACATATTCTACACATGACAGTAGAACAAGCTCTCTCTTTCCTTCCCCCCATCCCTAAAGTTATACGCATTTTACAAACCCTACAAACAGTAGGTCTTGGTTACCTAGCTCTTGGTCAAGAAATAGCCACCCTCTCTGGTGGAGAGGCTCAACGCTTGCGTCTTAGCAGAGAGCTGTCCAAATCCACACGAGCTCATACTCTCTATTTATTAGATGAACCCTCCGTTGGTCTACACGCAGATGACATCGCTAAACTTGTTCCCATCTTCCAAAAACTAGTCGATAAAGGCCACACGGTAATTATGATCGAGCACAATCTCGATTTACTCTCTTCTGCAGATTACTTAATTGATCTAGGTCCGGGTAGTGGTTTAAATGGAGGAGAGATTATGGCAAAGGGCACTCCCGAAGAAGTAGCAAAAAGTCCTAAATCAAGAACCGCGCCGTATTTGAAAGAGCATTTAGCCTTTCTTAAAAAGTAA